The following coding sequences lie in one Myxococcus xanthus genomic window:
- the ligA gene encoding NAD-dependent DNA ligase LigA encodes MDDFQKAAARARELHRELAHHNYRYYVLDSPEVSDAQYDKLMRELQDLEAKHPSLQTPDSPTQRVGGAAAEEFGEVVHRAPMLSLANIFEDQGLIEFDERIRKLVGLPGITYVCEPKLDGLAIALRYEKGAFVQGATRGDGTTGEDVTGNLRTIRSLPMSLFPQDGVKVPDVLEVRGEVFIRKKDFQKLNEKREEEGEPLFANPRNAAAGSLRQLDPRMTAARPLSVFLYECVPGDGVPVFKTHIEKLEYLKTLGLPINQYRRAEGLEGVREAYDASLKGRHELPFEVDGMVVKVDDEDQRKRLGQVSKSPRWAVAYKFPPEEESTEVMDIGIQVGRTGALTPVAHLKPVKVGGVTVARATLHNEDELRRKDVRQGDTVFVRRAGDVIPEIVSVVLSKRPADSAPFEFPKHCPVCDAVATKDEDGAIIRCTGASCPAQLVEKIRHFASRLAMDIEGLGDKLAAQLVSTGRVKAFADLYALTKENLLTLERMGDKSADNLIASLERSKQTTQRRFLYALGIRHVGDATAKALAEAFPQSETLFEASLEDISRVKDVGPIMAQVIHTFFQEPQNQKAIRALLAAGVQPAAPQVATGGPFVGKSVVLTGAMTGMTREQAKEEVERRGGKVAGSVSRKTDFVVAGEDAGSKLKKAQELGVRILDEQAFLQMLQTNT; translated from the coding sequence CTCGCCCGAGGTCAGCGACGCGCAATACGACAAGTTGATGCGCGAGCTACAGGACCTGGAGGCGAAGCATCCGAGCCTCCAGACGCCGGATTCGCCCACCCAGCGCGTGGGCGGCGCGGCGGCCGAGGAGTTCGGCGAGGTGGTGCACCGGGCGCCCATGCTCTCGCTGGCCAACATCTTCGAGGACCAGGGCCTCATCGAGTTCGACGAGCGCATCCGCAAGCTGGTGGGCCTGCCGGGCATCACCTACGTCTGCGAGCCCAAGCTGGACGGACTCGCCATCGCGTTGCGGTACGAGAAGGGCGCGTTCGTCCAGGGCGCCACCCGGGGCGACGGCACCACCGGCGAGGACGTCACCGGCAACCTGCGCACCATCCGCAGCCTGCCCATGTCGCTGTTCCCCCAGGACGGCGTGAAGGTGCCGGACGTGCTGGAGGTCCGCGGCGAGGTCTTCATCCGCAAGAAGGACTTCCAGAAGCTCAACGAGAAGCGCGAGGAGGAAGGCGAGCCGCTCTTCGCCAACCCGCGCAACGCCGCCGCCGGCAGCCTGCGCCAGTTGGACCCGCGGATGACGGCCGCCCGGCCCCTCTCCGTGTTCCTCTACGAATGCGTCCCCGGCGATGGCGTGCCTGTCTTCAAGACGCACATCGAGAAGCTGGAGTACCTCAAGACGCTGGGCCTGCCCATCAACCAGTACCGCCGCGCCGAGGGCCTGGAGGGCGTGCGCGAGGCCTATGACGCCTCCCTCAAGGGCCGCCACGAGCTGCCCTTCGAGGTGGACGGCATGGTGGTGAAGGTCGATGACGAGGACCAGCGCAAGCGCCTGGGCCAGGTCTCCAAGAGCCCCCGCTGGGCGGTGGCGTACAAGTTCCCGCCCGAAGAGGAGTCCACGGAGGTGATGGACATCGGCATCCAGGTGGGCCGCACAGGCGCGCTGACGCCGGTGGCGCACCTCAAGCCGGTGAAGGTGGGCGGCGTCACGGTGGCGCGCGCCACGCTGCACAACGAGGACGAGCTGCGCCGCAAGGACGTGCGCCAGGGCGACACCGTCTTCGTGCGCCGCGCCGGTGACGTGATTCCGGAAATCGTCTCCGTGGTGCTGTCCAAGCGCCCCGCGGACTCCGCCCCCTTCGAGTTCCCCAAGCACTGCCCCGTCTGCGACGCGGTGGCGACCAAGGACGAGGACGGCGCCATCATCCGCTGCACGGGCGCCTCCTGCCCCGCACAGCTGGTGGAAAAGATTCGCCACTTCGCCAGCCGCCTGGCCATGGATATCGAAGGTCTGGGCGACAAACTGGCCGCGCAGCTGGTGTCCACTGGCAGGGTGAAGGCGTTCGCGGACCTCTACGCGCTCACCAAGGAGAACCTGCTGACGCTGGAGCGCATGGGCGACAAGAGCGCGGACAACCTCATCGCGTCGCTGGAGCGCTCCAAGCAGACCACGCAGCGCCGCTTCCTCTATGCCCTGGGCATCCGCCACGTGGGTGACGCCACCGCCAAGGCGCTGGCGGAGGCCTTCCCCCAGTCGGAGACGCTCTTTGAGGCCAGCCTGGAGGACATCTCCCGCGTGAAGGACGTGGGCCCCATCATGGCCCAGGTCATCCACACCTTCTTCCAGGAGCCCCAGAACCAGAAGGCCATCCGCGCGCTGCTGGCGGCGGGTGTCCAGCCCGCGGCGCCCCAGGTCGCCACGGGAGGTCCCTTCGTGGGCAAGTCGGTGGTGCTCACCGGCGCGATGACGGGTATGACGCGGGAGCAGGCCAAGGAAGAGGTCGAGCGCCGGGGCGGCAAGGTCGCCGGAAGTGTCTCGCGCAAGACCGATTTCG